A genomic segment from Lignipirellula cremea encodes:
- a CDS encoding NHL repeat-containing protein, protein MRYLLAITFLLGGTALASGETPVAFSAKPVVQKNATGMTIDFTLSARADVEVAIVNGQGRVVRHLAAGVIGGKNAAPAPFIAGLSQSVAWDRRDDYGEPVDGDCTARVRAGMGTKIDRIVGGDPYAFYSQEMGQGDHAAWRLTGLEAKSDGKVYLLANANNYGPAALRQYEADGSYCRTVYPPPAGLKQEQVAGWGSVPADDGTYRFQYNDLDSPAITTSFLSGNRGRIASLLPSPHPDELLLTRDFELLKVHTDGSLPEHPQLTGRLVNQPAMEPDVKNPRLGPWRLSGPLHTCNAPDGEHFYLSGVFAGATDNRGSRIGASPDGFWRDGQVYRVDYATRTAEVFFALDPKQVITDLKERTSSPIADAKYGEYAALQGVAVDGSGRVFVCDRQNQRLLVLDADGKQLREIPLAYPDMIAVSPNSQAIYVTTRTGHFHDKGELTLHKFADWSKDAKPVASMPLCEVRFYGQRTHLAVAESAGKVFVWVAYTSLPVRVFEDSGTDLKLVKDFYEAGPQRALDLQHMAVDPETGNALIADGFDRCFQLSDWENPRFERIMQDENTPVEGLSLAIDSRHRWLYTHGDREPICRFHLDRKYFSPAPPAGSQNGSALTDKLSSDWRIGLGHGDRGIAVARDGSFATLAALGTGPDYGGYLRYYPANSPQTPWEGLLLTAFGEKVKAAGVRFDLQGNLYAGKIDGPPTSPPVGYERDANYQQSTGRIYRFAPTGSFEKGNLFPTEPVAAAKVYDVDFGMIGPRFARTPRFTIDGFGRIYYPAGLLSQVAVIDNEGNPIHRFGAYGNRDSLGGLAGDLVPTVDIPLAMPSSVDATDDYIYVTDIVNIRLLRIAKTFAASESVRIP, encoded by the coding sequence ATGCGATACTTGCTCGCTATCACCTTTTTGCTGGGCGGGACGGCTCTGGCCTCCGGGGAAACACCCGTCGCTTTTTCGGCAAAACCCGTCGTGCAAAAAAACGCGACCGGCATGACGATCGACTTCACCCTGTCCGCCAGGGCTGATGTCGAAGTAGCGATCGTCAACGGCCAGGGCCGAGTCGTTCGTCACCTGGCCGCCGGCGTGATTGGCGGAAAGAACGCGGCGCCTGCGCCGTTTATCGCGGGCCTGTCGCAAAGCGTGGCGTGGGATCGCCGCGACGATTACGGCGAACCGGTGGACGGCGATTGCACGGCGCGCGTCCGCGCAGGGATGGGGACAAAGATCGACCGCATTGTCGGCGGTGATCCGTATGCGTTTTACTCCCAGGAGATGGGCCAGGGCGACCATGCCGCCTGGCGCCTGACCGGCCTGGAAGCCAAGTCCGACGGCAAGGTTTATCTGCTGGCCAACGCGAACAACTACGGGCCTGCAGCCCTGCGACAGTACGAAGCCGACGGCTCCTACTGTCGCACCGTGTACCCGCCGCCGGCCGGATTGAAACAGGAGCAGGTCGCCGGATGGGGCAGCGTTCCAGCCGACGATGGAACCTATCGCTTCCAGTACAACGACCTGGATTCGCCCGCCATCACCACGTCCTTTCTCTCCGGCAACCGTGGCCGCATCGCTTCCCTGCTGCCTTCGCCGCATCCCGACGAACTCCTGCTGACCCGCGATTTTGAACTGCTCAAAGTGCATACTGACGGATCACTGCCGGAGCATCCCCAGCTCACGGGTCGACTCGTCAACCAGCCTGCGATGGAGCCGGATGTCAAGAATCCTCGTCTGGGTCCCTGGCGACTGTCGGGCCCGCTGCATACCTGCAACGCGCCCGACGGCGAGCACTTTTATCTGAGCGGCGTCTTCGCCGGCGCGACGGACAATCGCGGCAGTCGCATCGGCGCATCGCCCGACGGGTTCTGGCGGGACGGTCAGGTGTACCGGGTGGACTACGCTACACGCACGGCGGAAGTCTTCTTTGCTCTCGATCCCAAGCAGGTCATCACCGACCTGAAGGAACGGACCAGCTCGCCGATTGCCGACGCCAAATACGGCGAATACGCGGCCCTGCAGGGAGTGGCGGTCGACGGCAGCGGCCGTGTGTTTGTGTGCGACCGGCAGAACCAGCGCCTTCTGGTCCTTGATGCGGACGGCAAGCAGCTCCGCGAGATCCCGCTGGCGTATCCCGATATGATCGCCGTCAGCCCGAATTCCCAGGCGATTTACGTCACCACGCGGACCGGCCATTTCCATGACAAAGGAGAACTCACGCTGCACAAGTTCGCCGACTGGAGCAAAGATGCGAAACCGGTCGCCAGTATGCCGCTGTGTGAAGTTCGCTTCTACGGTCAGCGAACGCATCTGGCCGTGGCGGAGTCCGCCGGCAAAGTGTTTGTCTGGGTGGCGTATACGTCGCTGCCGGTTCGCGTGTTTGAGGACAGCGGAACGGACCTGAAGCTTGTCAAGGATTTCTACGAAGCAGGGCCGCAAAGGGCGCTCGATCTGCAGCACATGGCCGTCGATCCGGAAACCGGGAACGCGCTGATCGCCGACGGATTCGACCGCTGTTTCCAACTGAGCGACTGGGAAAACCCGCGATTTGAACGGATCATGCAGGACGAAAACACGCCGGTGGAAGGACTCAGTCTGGCGATCGATAGCCGTCATCGCTGGCTCTACACGCATGGGGATCGCGAGCCCATTTGCCGCTTTCATCTGGATCGCAAGTACTTTTCCCCGGCGCCGCCGGCCGGTTCGCAGAATGGCAGCGCGCTGACCGATAAACTCAGCAGCGACTGGCGCATTGGACTCGGCCATGGGGATCGCGGAATTGCGGTCGCCCGCGATGGAAGTTTCGCCACGCTGGCCGCGCTGGGAACGGGCCCCGACTACGGCGGCTACCTGCGCTACTATCCGGCGAATTCCCCGCAGACGCCCTGGGAAGGTCTGCTCCTCACCGCCTTTGGCGAGAAGGTCAAGGCAGCCGGCGTGCGGTTCGACCTGCAGGGAAACCTGTACGCCGGCAAGATCGACGGGCCGCCGACCTCGCCGCCTGTGGGTTACGAGCGGGATGCAAATTACCAACAGAGCACGGGCCGGATCTACCGCTTTGCCCCAACCGGCTCCTTCGAGAAAGGGAACCTGTTCCCCACCGAACCGGTCGCAGCGGCAAAAGTTTACGACGTGGACTTTGGCATGATCGGGCCCCGGTTCGCTCGCACGCCGCGGTTTACCATCGACGGCTTTGGCCGCATTTACTATCCGGCTGGTTTACTGTCGCAGGTGGCCGTGATCGATAACGAGGGGAACCCGATTCATCGGTTTGGCGCGTATGGCAATCGCGACTCGCTCGGCGGCCTTGCCGGCGACCTCGTCCCGACCGTTGACATTCCGCTGGCCATGCCCAGCAGTGTCGACGCGACCGACGATTACATCTACGTTACCGATATCGTCAACATCCGCCTGCTGCGAATCGCCAAAACGTTCGCCGCCAGCGAGAGCGTTCGCATCCCCTGA